The DNA window CAGCGTCGGCCCGCCCCCCGGCTGATCCAACACGGCCGGCGCCTGCCGGTAGAAGCGGCGCAGGTCGCGCAACAGGCCCCAGAAGCGTGGAGACAGCAGGTTGCGACGCTGGCAGAACAGGCCCGCCAGCGAGCCGGCGTTGTATTCCAACCCGGTGCGCGCGTCCTGCACGGAAAAACTCATGGTGGTCGGCTGGCTGGCCACGCCCAGCTCGGCGAACAGCGCGCTCAACACCGGGTAGTGCTGTGGGTTGAACACGATGAAGCCGGTGTCCACGGCAATCCGTTGGCCATCCAGTTCGATATCGTGGGTGTGCGTATGCCCGCCCAGGTGCGCGTCGCGTTCGAACAACGTCACCGCGTGCTGGCGCGACAACCACCAGGCACTGGCCAGTCCGGCGATGCCCGAACCCACCACCGCGATGCGCCGCCTCACGTGGCAGCCCCGCGACGCGCCTTGGCCATCACCCAGGCCGGCACCGGCTTCAGCCCGGACACCAGTCCCAACCAGGCCATCAGGCGCAGGCCATACCAGGTGAGGTCCACTTCCCACCAGTAGAAGCCCTGGCGCGCGCTTCCCGGGAAGTAGTGATGGTTGTTGTGCCAGCCCTCGCCAAAGGTCAGCAGCGCCAGCCACAGGTTGTTGCGGCTGTCATCGCGGGTGGCGAAACGGCGGCGGCCATAACGATGCGCCAACGAGTTGATGGTGACTGTGGCATGGAACAGCAGCACGGTGGAGATGAAGAACCCCCACACCAGCAACTGCCCGCCGCTGGTGTGCAGTTGCGGCGCGGCCTCTTCAAGCCAGGCGCCGAGTGAATAAAGCGCGGCGGCGAGTGCGATCGGCACCAGCACGTCGTAGCGATCCAGCCAGCGCAGTTCGCGGTAGCCCGCCAGATCCGGAATGCGCGCCCAATGGGTCGGGAATCCGCCGCGGGTCAGGAACCAGCCCATGTGGCTGCGCCAGAAGCCCTTCTGTCCCGGCGAATGCGGGTCGTCCGGTGTATCGGCATGGCGATGGTGGTGGCGATGGTGCGCCGCCCACCACAACGGGCCGCGCTGCACCGATGACGCACCGAGCACCGCGAACACGAACTGCAAGGCGCGCGAGGTCTGGAAAGTGCGGTGGGAAAAGTAGCGGTGATAGAAGGCGGTGATCGCGAACATCCGCAGCACGTACAACGCCGCCGCTACTCCCACCGCGAACCAGGACACGCCGACCCAGAACACCGCCAGACAGGCCAGATGCATGCCGGCGAAAGGTACGACCCGGAGCCAGTCAATGCGCGCGTCGTCGAGCGCTTCGGCAGGCTCCGGCGCGGCGGTGTCGAACCAGCGACGCAGGCTCATCCACCGCTTGTGCCGCATTGCCGACGCCTGCACCGTCATGGCCTGCTCCCGTTGCTTTCAACTGCATACGGGCAAGCGCGCGATTTGGATGCAGGCTCAGAGGCCGATCAGTGGCTGCAGTTTGCGCGCCAACCAGCCGGGGAAGCGAAGTGGCGCATCCAGCGCCGACACGCAGATGCACGCCACGCCGGGCACGGTGACGGGTTGGTGCTCGACTTCGCTGTCCAGATCCGCCACATCGCCCACCGCAAACCGGCCCAGCGCATCGGTGTAGGCGCCTTTCAGGATCTGGGTCAGCTCGCTGCCGCCGTGGCTGTGGATGGGCATGCTCTTGCCGGCGGCGATCTTGAGCAGGATCAGCTGGCCCTGCTGCAGGCCCTGCGCGCGGATCATGTGCATCCCCGGCCCCATCCAGCGCCAACGCAAGGCGCTGTAGGTCTCGCCGAAGTACGCATGCAAGGACACCGGCAGACGATCCGGATCCGCCTCGCGCGGGCCGTCGATGGCGTTGCGGAAGGGGCTGGCCGGCGGCGCGACCGGTGCTTCATCCAGTTGCGCGAGGATGTCCTGACGCAATGACTCGCGGCGAGCATGCGAGGCATGCCCCGGCTGTTGCTGCTCCAACAGCAAACCACCCAGCCGTTCGCCCTTCCGCACCTGCTGGCGGCACTGCGCACAGACTTCCAGATGGCTGGCCGCCACTGCCGCCAGCGCCGGCGACAGCGTGCCCGCGGCAAAGGCGACCACCGTGGCGCTGTCCAGGTGATGGCGCGGCGTCATGGGCTGTCTCCGATGGCGTGCTGCAGGCGTTGGAAGGCACGACGCAGATGCGATTTGACGGTTCCCAACGGGAGACCCAAC is part of the Pseudoxanthomonas indica genome and encodes:
- a CDS encoding acyl-CoA desaturase; the protein is MTVQASAMRHKRWMSLRRWFDTAAPEPAEALDDARIDWLRVVPFAGMHLACLAVFWVGVSWFAVGVAAALYVLRMFAITAFYHRYFSHRTFQTSRALQFVFAVLGASSVQRGPLWWAAHHRHHHRHADTPDDPHSPGQKGFWRSHMGWFLTRGGFPTHWARIPDLAGYRELRWLDRYDVLVPIALAAALYSLGAWLEEAAPQLHTSGGQLLVWGFFISTVLLFHATVTINSLAHRYGRRRFATRDDSRNNLWLALLTFGEGWHNNHHYFPGSARQGFYWWEVDLTWYGLRLMAWLGLVSGLKPVPAWVMAKARRGAAT
- a CDS encoding ChrR family anti-sigma-E factor; its protein translation is MTPRHHLDSATVVAFAAGTLSPALAAVAASHLEVCAQCRQQVRKGERLGGLLLEQQQPGHASHARRESLRQDILAQLDEAPVAPPASPFRNAIDGPREADPDRLPVSLHAYFGETYSALRWRWMGPGMHMIRAQGLQQGQLILLKIAAGKSMPIHSHGGSELTQILKGAYTDALGRFAVGDVADLDSEVEHQPVTVPGVACICVSALDAPLRFPGWLARKLQPLIGL